The Bombus pascuorum chromosome 9, iyBomPasc1.1, whole genome shotgun sequence genome has a window encoding:
- the LOC132910679 gene encoding serine protease snake-like isoform X2, translating to MEQGNPGVCRKLPDCPFRIQEVIEGRRHMTSSGRCGFVKDIEIVCCPVNITRKISPRPADIACQEYIEQSSQLYDLSFHIYGGVEAKPGEFPYAVALGYVNQDLSENPAPITYGCGGSLISIEHVLTAAHCVNNIDEKVPVEVRVGNESIVNIAANVQRIPISDIISHPKYKRSVNYNDVAILKLKTKVLLSSAVYPVCLQTQFLNTLSMTPKMSLIVIGWGATDFSSVEPNSINLRRTPALRLVDREECTKDYVGFPKLPNGIDDSMICAVDTNLTRGADACLGDSGGPLLLFSQQGVKVVGITAFGQACGGSKPGVYTAIYPYLDWIEEQVWIRSNENNKAVVKAPSNKSEPVIKLSFINPIFNISYTSH from the exons ATGGAACAAGGTAATCCAGGTGTATGTAGGAAATTGCCCGACTGTCCCTTCAGGATACAGGAAGTAATAGAAGGTAGAAGACATATGACTTCTTCGGGAAGATGTGGTTTCGTTAAGGATATCGAGATCGTTTGTTGTCCCGTAAATATCACGAGGAAGATATCGCCTCGTCCAGCTGATATTG ctTGCCAAGAATACATTGAGCAGAGCTCGCAATTGTACGATCTATCTTTTCACATATACGGCGGAGTTGAGGCTAAACCTGGAGAATTCCCATACGCAGTCGCTTTAGGATATGTAAACCAGGACCTTTCCGAAAATCCAGCACCTATCACTTACGGATGCGGAGGTAGCTTGATCTCTATTGAACACGTGTTAACAGCAGCACACTGTGTGAATAATATAGACGAAAAAGTTCCAGTCGAA GTACGAGTAGGAAACGAAAGCATAGTAAATATCGCGGCAAACGTGCAACGAATCCCGATAAGCGACATAATATCTCATCCGAAGTATAAACGCAGTGTGAATTATAACGATGTTGCCATTCTGAAGTTGAAAACAAAGGTACTACTTTCCAGTGCGGTTTACCCTGTCTGCCTTCAAACCCAATTCTTAAATACATTGAGCATGACACCGAAAATGTCTTTAATAGTGATTGGTTGGGGTGCTACAGACTTTAGCAGTGTGGAGCCAAACTCCATCAATTTGAGGAGGACACCCGCTCTCAg ACTCGTGGATAGAGAAGAATGTACTAAAGACTACGTAGGATTTCCAAAATTACCCAATGGCATCGACGACAGCATGATTTGTGCCGTAGACACGAATCTCACGAGGGGAGCAGATGCCTGTCTAGGAGATAGCGGAGGTCCACTGTTACTATTCAGTCAGCAAGGCGTTAAAGTAGTGGGAATTACGGCTTTCGGACAAGCTTGTGGTGGCTCTAAACCCGGTGTCTATACGGCGATATATCCTTATTTAGATTGGATCGAGGAGCAGGTGTGGATAAGAAGCAACGAGAACAACAAAGCTGTCGTGAAGGCTCCGAGTAACAAGAGTGAACCTGTCATAAAACTGTCTTTTATTAATCCTATCTTTAACATCTCGTACACGTCCCACTGA
- the LOC132910679 gene encoding serine protease snake-like isoform X1 produces MCSIVRSTAVSFLLLVLVSAIKEELYEGSQCTMEQGNPGVCRKLPDCPFRIQEVIEGRRHMTSSGRCGFVKDIEIVCCPVNITRKISPRPADIACQEYIEQSSQLYDLSFHIYGGVEAKPGEFPYAVALGYVNQDLSENPAPITYGCGGSLISIEHVLTAAHCVNNIDEKVPVEVRVGNESIVNIAANVQRIPISDIISHPKYKRSVNYNDVAILKLKTKVLLSSAVYPVCLQTQFLNTLSMTPKMSLIVIGWGATDFSSVEPNSINLRRTPALRLVDREECTKDYVGFPKLPNGIDDSMICAVDTNLTRGADACLGDSGGPLLLFSQQGVKVVGITAFGQACGGSKPGVYTAIYPYLDWIEEQVWIRSNENNKAVVKAPSNKSEPVIKLSFINPIFNISYTSH; encoded by the exons ATGTGCAGCATCGTTCGATCGACTGCCGTGTCCTTCCTACTCCTCGTCTTAGTGTCCGCGATCAAAGAAGAACTCTatg AAGGGAGCCAGTGCACGATGGAACAAGGTAATCCAGGTGTATGTAGGAAATTGCCCGACTGTCCCTTCAGGATACAGGAAGTAATAGAAGGTAGAAGACATATGACTTCTTCGGGAAGATGTGGTTTCGTTAAGGATATCGAGATCGTTTGTTGTCCCGTAAATATCACGAGGAAGATATCGCCTCGTCCAGCTGATATTG ctTGCCAAGAATACATTGAGCAGAGCTCGCAATTGTACGATCTATCTTTTCACATATACGGCGGAGTTGAGGCTAAACCTGGAGAATTCCCATACGCAGTCGCTTTAGGATATGTAAACCAGGACCTTTCCGAAAATCCAGCACCTATCACTTACGGATGCGGAGGTAGCTTGATCTCTATTGAACACGTGTTAACAGCAGCACACTGTGTGAATAATATAGACGAAAAAGTTCCAGTCGAA GTACGAGTAGGAAACGAAAGCATAGTAAATATCGCGGCAAACGTGCAACGAATCCCGATAAGCGACATAATATCTCATCCGAAGTATAAACGCAGTGTGAATTATAACGATGTTGCCATTCTGAAGTTGAAAACAAAGGTACTACTTTCCAGTGCGGTTTACCCTGTCTGCCTTCAAACCCAATTCTTAAATACATTGAGCATGACACCGAAAATGTCTTTAATAGTGATTGGTTGGGGTGCTACAGACTTTAGCAGTGTGGAGCCAAACTCCATCAATTTGAGGAGGACACCCGCTCTCAg ACTCGTGGATAGAGAAGAATGTACTAAAGACTACGTAGGATTTCCAAAATTACCCAATGGCATCGACGACAGCATGATTTGTGCCGTAGACACGAATCTCACGAGGGGAGCAGATGCCTGTCTAGGAGATAGCGGAGGTCCACTGTTACTATTCAGTCAGCAAGGCGTTAAAGTAGTGGGAATTACGGCTTTCGGACAAGCTTGTGGTGGCTCTAAACCCGGTGTCTATACGGCGATATATCCTTATTTAGATTGGATCGAGGAGCAGGTGTGGATAAGAAGCAACGAGAACAACAAAGCTGTCGTGAAGGCTCCGAGTAACAAGAGTGAACCTGTCATAAAACTGTCTTTTATTAATCCTATCTTTAACATCTCGTACACGTCCCACTGA